The Choristoneura fumiferana chromosome 10, NRCan_CFum_1, whole genome shotgun sequence genome has a segment encoding these proteins:
- the LOC141432122 gene encoding pancreatic lipase-related protein 2-like isoform X1: protein MNILKTFSVIHIWTSVALILKFNTVKADEDIYLFYSDDGILPDRSNRLEDIYLRFYNGSTEKEYVDFPLNQAVRLFEIKGFERNNPTVLYIHGFIETAKQESVQVMVSAYLEAKPGTNIILLDWSNMSHGSYLVNAARNTRKVGAAAAEQLNKLLENGLKLDSFHVIGHSLGSHVAGYTARELKNKYHKTVRRLTALDPAFPAFYPDGVMMDHVNAKDAEFVDVIHTDAGGYGAPVRTGTVDFWPNGGKSTQPGCPRFAPIPLSDDNLCSHWRSWRFFAESVRSPEAFPASPAESYQKFRENPTPEVGMVYMGVDCDLSARGSYYLTTNSQTPFGKGMDGIYPKSKIQQR from the exons ATGAATATACTTAAAACTTTTTCGGTGATACACATTTGGACCTCTGTTGCTTTGATCCTAAAATTTAATACTGTGAAAGCGGATGAAGATATTTATCTGTTTTACAGCGATGATG GAATTTTACCAGACCGAAGCAATCGCTTAGAAGATATCTATTTACGATTTTACAATGG GAGCACAGAAAAGGAGTACGTGGATTTTCCTCTAAACCAGGCGGTTCGGTTGTTCGAAATTAAAGGTTTCGAGAGAAACAACCCCACTGTTCTCTACATACATGGATTCATCGAAACGGCGAAGCAAGAAAGTGTCCAG GTCATGGTGAGCGCATATTTAGAAGCGAAACCTGGCACCAATATCATACTGTTGGACTGGTCCAATATGTCCCATGGCTCATATTTAGTCAACGCTGCTAGGAACACTAGAAAG GTAGGAGCAGCAGCAGCCGAACAATTAAACAAGTTATTGGAAAATGGACTTAAACTGGATAGTTTCCACGTCATAGGACACTCGCTAGGCAGCCACGTCGCGGGTTACACAGCGAGAGAACTGAAGAATAAGTACCACAAGACTGTCAGAAG GCTAACAGCGCTTGATCCTGCCTTCCCAGCGTTTTATCCTGACGGAGTTATGATGGACCACGTAAATGCGAAAGACGCGGAGTTTGTGGACGTTATCCATACGGATGCGGGTGGCTACGGTGCTCCAGTGCGGACAGGAACTGTGGACTTCTGGCCCAACGGAGGCAAGAGCACGCAGCCTGGGTGCCCGCGGTTCGCTCCCATACCGCTTTCGGATGATA acCTGTGCAGTCACTGGCGGTCGTGGCGATTTTTTGCAGAGTCGGTGCGGAGTCCAGAGGCATTTCCGGCGTCTCCAGCCGAATCGTATCAAAAGTTCCGGGAGAACCCCACGCCTGAAGTGGGCATGGTCTATATGGGCGTTGATTGTGATCTCAG TGCCCGGGGCTCCTACTACTTGACAACAAACTCACAAACGCCGTTCGGAAAGGGAATGGACGGCATCTACCCTAAGAGCAAAATACAGCAAAGATAG
- the LOC141432122 gene encoding pancreatic lipase-related protein 2-like isoform X2: MDREVNGILPDRSNRLEDIYLRFYNGSTEKEYVDFPLNQAVRLFEIKGFERNNPTVLYIHGFIETAKQESVQVMVSAYLEAKPGTNIILLDWSNMSHGSYLVNAARNTRKVGAAAAEQLNKLLENGLKLDSFHVIGHSLGSHVAGYTARELKNKYHKTVRRLTALDPAFPAFYPDGVMMDHVNAKDAEFVDVIHTDAGGYGAPVRTGTVDFWPNGGKSTQPGCPRFAPIPLSDDNLCSHWRSWRFFAESVRSPEAFPASPAESYQKFRENPTPEVGMVYMGVDCDLSARGSYYLTTNSQTPFGKGMDGIYPKSKIQQR; the protein is encoded by the exons GAATTTTACCAGACCGAAGCAATCGCTTAGAAGATATCTATTTACGATTTTACAATGG GAGCACAGAAAAGGAGTACGTGGATTTTCCTCTAAACCAGGCGGTTCGGTTGTTCGAAATTAAAGGTTTCGAGAGAAACAACCCCACTGTTCTCTACATACATGGATTCATCGAAACGGCGAAGCAAGAAAGTGTCCAG GTCATGGTGAGCGCATATTTAGAAGCGAAACCTGGCACCAATATCATACTGTTGGACTGGTCCAATATGTCCCATGGCTCATATTTAGTCAACGCTGCTAGGAACACTAGAAAG GTAGGAGCAGCAGCAGCCGAACAATTAAACAAGTTATTGGAAAATGGACTTAAACTGGATAGTTTCCACGTCATAGGACACTCGCTAGGCAGCCACGTCGCGGGTTACACAGCGAGAGAACTGAAGAATAAGTACCACAAGACTGTCAGAAG GCTAACAGCGCTTGATCCTGCCTTCCCAGCGTTTTATCCTGACGGAGTTATGATGGACCACGTAAATGCGAAAGACGCGGAGTTTGTGGACGTTATCCATACGGATGCGGGTGGCTACGGTGCTCCAGTGCGGACAGGAACTGTGGACTTCTGGCCCAACGGAGGCAAGAGCACGCAGCCTGGGTGCCCGCGGTTCGCTCCCATACCGCTTTCGGATGATA acCTGTGCAGTCACTGGCGGTCGTGGCGATTTTTTGCAGAGTCGGTGCGGAGTCCAGAGGCATTTCCGGCGTCTCCAGCCGAATCGTATCAAAAGTTCCGGGAGAACCCCACGCCTGAAGTGGGCATGGTCTATATGGGCGTTGATTGTGATCTCAG TGCCCGGGGCTCCTACTACTTGACAACAAACTCACAAACGCCGTTCGGAAAGGGAATGGACGGCATCTACCCTAAGAGCAAAATACAGCAAAGATAG